The following proteins are encoded in a genomic region of Tachysurus fulvidraco isolate hzauxx_2018 chromosome 22, HZAU_PFXX_2.0, whole genome shotgun sequence:
- the gng12a gene encoding guanine nucleotide-binding protein G(I)/G(S)/G(O) subunit gamma-12a, producing the protein MLEKMSSKSSSNSVALARRTVQQLRVEANIERIKVSKASADLMRYCSEHAKYDPLLMGIPASENPFKDKKPCTLL; encoded by the exons ATGTTGGAGAAAATGTCGTCTAAGTCGAGCTCTAACAGCGTGGCCCTGGCGAGGAGGACGGTACAGCAGCTCCGGGTGGAGGCCAATATCGAGAGGATAAAG gTGTCCAAAGCTTCAGCTGATCTCATGCGCTACTGCAGTGAACATGCCAAGTATGATCCCCTTCTCATGGGCATCCCGGCTTCAGAAAATCCCTTCAAAGACAAAAAACCCTGCACTTTACTGTAG
- the LOC113650130 gene encoding uncharacterized protein LOC113650130, with product KLQGFSFTESSEFLQCFNDYDIELKCSFLAEPSSCSQYKLSATRLNTERLYTCHFIEIHRGECECSLQVKDGFVMYEILVINLLKGDEIYYTTNMKTEESIKPRRPIITSVIQKKNGDFSVNLNTTYPDRKTFLDYMDVELQYGIVGSNVYVTEHVVNVRNPLEIVGRKLQSNSKYIIKARVKSNYPSKMFSDYSEPFVFSTPQSLQNILRIIIPTLCILLIICISSVYFWFNRIIKPWWDKVPMPKFSTNFVKQVPQLLSFQTEFSSLSLDSLANHISKNTCVEIQSEDPYKFYNPSTGKGIETASLTYLLASHQSVNTNGSEHTGFKHQSTNTNQSCRNQQSDELSSGVWKQESGISNKTYLQLGKSSISSIYKQPANQDSSENSEVSSENLQMDFEYYKCGGSTTAGNYKLISVTPPNTERSVDLLDHGIGDVVDHKALSYWNDWKSFNGKKPQDVLFSANDDIVIPMEDGYQAI from the exons AAACTGCAAGG CTTCAGCTTCACAGAATCTTCTG AGTTTCTGCAATGCTTTAATGATTATGACATCGAACTCAAGTGCAGTTTTTTGGCTGAACCCAGCAGTTGTTCCCAATACAAACTCAGTGCCACAAGATTAAACACAGAAAG GTTGTATACATGCCATTTTATCGAAATCCATCGCGGTGAATGTGAATGCAGCCTCCAAGTGAAGGACGGGTTTGTCATGTACGAGATATTAGTAATAAACCTGTTGAAAGGAGACGAGATTTACTACACGACAAACATGAAGACTGAAGAAAGCA TTAAACCTAGAAGACCGATCATCACGTCAGTCATTCAGAAGAAGAACGGAGACTTTTCTGTTAACTTGAACACCACCTACCCAGACAGGAAAACCTTTTTGGACTACATGGATGTGGAGCTGCAATACGGTATTGTTGGAAGCAATGTTTAC GTGACAGAGCATGTTGTAAATGTTCGCAATCCGCTGGAGATTGTGGGCAGAAAACTTCAATCTAATTCCAAGTATATCATAAAAGCGAGAGTGAAGTCAAACTACCCCTCTAAGATGTTCAGTGACTACAGCGAACCGTTTGTGTTTTCTACAC CACAATCATTACAAAATATTCTCAGGATAATTATACCAACATTATGTATCCTCCTGATCATTTGTATATCTTCAGTCTACTTCTGGTTCAACAG aatcaTAAAACCCTGGTGGGACAAGGTTCCTATGCCAAAATTTTCTACAAATTTTGTAAAACAG GTCCCACAACTGCTGTCATTTCAAACCGAGTTCTCGTCTCTCAGTCTTGATTCATTAGCAAACCACATCAGCAAGAACACATG TGTGGAGATCCAGAGTGAAGATCCTTATAAATTCTATAATCCCAGTACGGGGAAAGGCATCGAAACGGCATCACTGACGTACTTATTGGCAAGCCATCAGAGTGTGAACACAAACGGCTCTGAACATACTGGGTTTAAACACCAATCTACAAACACCAACCAATCGTGTAGAAATCAGCAATCTGATGAGTTAAGCTCAGGAGTCTGGAAGCAGGAATCAGGAATCAGCAACAAGACCTATCTGCAATTGGGAAAGTCCAGCATCTCATCCATTTATAAACAGCCAGCAAACCAGGATTCGAGCGAGAACTCCGAGGTTTCCTCTGAGAATCTGCAGATGGATTTTGAGTACTACAAGTGTGGTGGTTCTACAACCGCTGGAAACTACAAACTGATTTCCGTCACACCACCCAACACTGAGAGGTCTGTGGATCTTCTAGATCACGGCATAGGAGATGTAGTTGACCACAAGGCTCTTAGCTATTGGAATGATTGGAAGTCATTTAACGGCAAGAAACCACAGGATGTTCTGTTTTCTGCCAACGATGACATCGTTATTCCAATGGAAGATGGATATCAAGCGATTTGA